One Canis lupus familiaris isolate Mischka breed German Shepherd chromosome 20, alternate assembly UU_Cfam_GSD_1.0, whole genome shotgun sequence genomic region harbors:
- the OR7G10 gene encoding olfactory receptor family 7 subfamily G member 10 gives MESENRTEVSEFILLGLSEDPELLPLLFGLFLTMYLVTMLGNLLIILAVGSDSHLHTPMYFFLANLSFVDISFTSTIVPKMLVNIQTQNKAITYAGCLTQLYFFMVFICMDNLLLTVMAYDRYVAICHPLYYVVIMNPRLCSLLILVSLFISIMSALLHSLMVLQLSFCTDLKIPHFFCELAQILKLACSDTLINNILVYLMTSLLGVGPLSGIIFSYTRIVSSILRVPSTNGKVKAFSTCGSHLSVVFLFYGTCVGVYLSSAASLSPRRRAAASVMYTVVTPMMNPFIYSLRNRDMKGALRKLTSGTSSFS, from the coding sequence atggaatcagaaaacagaacagaagtATCAGAATTCATCCTCCTGGGTCTCTCAGAGGATCCAGAACTGCTGCCCCTTCTCTTTGGGCTGTTCCTGACCATGTACCTGGTCACCATGCTGGGGAACCTGCTCATCATCCTGGCGGTTGGATCTGactcccacctccacacccccatgtacttcttcctcgcCAACCTGTCTTTTGTTGACATCTCTTTCACCTCCACTATAGTCCCAAAGATGCTGGTGAACATCCAAACGCAGAACAAAGCCATCACCTATGCCGGCTGCCTCACTCAGCTATATTTTTTCATGGTGTTTATATGCATGGACAATTTACTGCTAACTGTGATGGcttatgaccgctatgtggccatctgccatCCTCTATATTACGTGGTCATCATGAACCCTCGCCTCTGTAGCCTGCTGATTCTTGTCTCTCTGTTCATTAGCATTATGAGCGCCCTGCTCCATAGTCTGATGGTGTTGCAACTGTCCTTCTGCACAGACTTGAAAATCCCCCACTTCTTCTGTGAGCTTGCTCAGATCCTCAAACTTGCCTGTTCTGATACTCTTATCAATAACATCCTGGTGTATTTAATGACCAGCTTGTTGGGTGTTGGCCCTCTCTCAGGAATAATTTTCTCTTACACTCGTATTGTCTCCTCCATCCTGAGAGTCCCATCAACTAATGGAAAGGTCAAAGCTTTTTCCACCTGTGGGTCTCACCTGTCTGTTGTTTTCTTATTCTATGGGACATGTGTTGGAGTGTACCTTAGTTCTGCAGcttccctctcccccagaagGAGAGCAGCGGCCTCAGTGATGTACACGGTGGTCACTCCCATGATGAATCCCTTCATCTACAGCCTCAGGAATAGAGACATGAAGGGAGCCTTGCGAAAACTCACCTCTGGAACATCTTCCTTTTCATGA